In one Shinella zoogloeoides genomic region, the following are encoded:
- a CDS encoding autotransporter outer membrane beta-barrel domain-containing protein, translating into MMKQLLPGSRRLGLFTALASLALTMPSLAQSVWTGSADNEFSNGANWNPALPEAGDAAVVDTGSPQVTNDITIGTLGVDGGNVTIGNTGALTVTNGSTIQSGSIGINAGGVLNSDVDLDGGNLFVDGTLNGKLTLDSGNVTVNGTLGSAAVGTATSLSNNGTVGDVAVSAGGTFVNNSGAAAGTLTNAGTANNTGTLDALTNTAGNFTNNTGGTITGKTTVSGGTVTNNFVITDADVAAAAAFVNNNGATAGAVRNSGTVSNAGTIGSLQNDAGTFTNNFGGEVTGETTVAGGSVTNNASLADVDVGAAGTFTNTSGATAGAITNAGNASNAGSLASLTNTAGSFTNNAGGTITGKTTVSGGTVTNNFVITDADVAAAAAFVNNSGATAGTIRNAGTVSNAGTIAALENDAGTFTNNGGGTVAGTTTIRGGTVVNNAALADVDVGAQGTFTNNGGATAGSVTNAGDAASDGTIAALVNTGGTFSNTGTIGGTATVTGGTFTNQGTVAGVIDIFDGGLLTGSGVAGGLTVNAGGVLSPGPGIQTLAVNGDVTFRSGSIYEVEIGAPGLSDRVNASGALVIDGGTLELRAASGSYGLTNDYTILTAGSITGTFDSIASDFAFLSPTLTYGATSIDLALDRNDVRFSDIAETANGRATAAAVESLGATNPLFLAVLPLDAQSAAGAFPQLSGEVHASLKSELLWESRFPREAILDRMTTSGERRSAQGEALTFWTSGFLAANRFSDDGNAKGIESRVAGGVFGADAVVSDQWRLGGLVGYSHLSLQPQADADSYHVGLYASGNVGPLDITGGALYSRNDASVRRDVAFGTFADRLTGDYASATMQVFGDVSWTFDMDDVTLQPFANLAYVNLRTDDFSEGGGAAALSAAGSSDDVAISTVGLRWSADLPTDGLPVTLSGMLGWRHAAGDLTPSSRFAFAGGTPFLIEGVAMPRDAVVVKAGVSAKLSKSTRLTLTYSGEFAEGLRSNAAQANLLVKF; encoded by the coding sequence ATGATGAAGCAACTGCTTCCGGGTTCCCGTCGTCTCGGGCTGTTCACGGCTCTGGCCTCCCTCGCCCTGACCATGCCCTCCCTCGCCCAGTCCGTATGGACGGGCAGCGCGGACAACGAATTCAGCAACGGGGCGAACTGGAACCCCGCCTTGCCGGAAGCCGGCGACGCCGCGGTTGTGGACACCGGTTCCCCGCAGGTGACGAACGACATCACGATCGGCACGCTGGGCGTCGACGGCGGCAATGTCACGATCGGCAATACGGGCGCGCTGACCGTGACGAACGGCAGCACGATCCAATCGGGCAGCATCGGCATCAATGCCGGCGGCGTGCTGAATTCAGACGTCGATCTCGACGGCGGCAACCTGTTCGTCGACGGCACGCTCAATGGCAAGCTGACGCTCGACAGCGGAAACGTCACGGTGAACGGCACGCTCGGCAGCGCCGCGGTCGGCACGGCGACATCGCTGTCCAACAATGGCACGGTCGGCGACGTCGCCGTCTCCGCAGGCGGCACGTTCGTCAACAACAGCGGGGCTGCCGCCGGCACGCTCACCAATGCCGGCACCGCCAACAATACCGGCACGCTCGATGCCCTGACCAATACGGCGGGCAACTTCACCAACAATACCGGCGGCACGATCACCGGAAAGACGACGGTTTCGGGCGGCACCGTGACGAACAACTTCGTCATCACCGATGCCGATGTCGCGGCCGCGGCGGCCTTCGTCAACAACAACGGCGCGACGGCCGGCGCGGTCCGCAATTCCGGCACCGTCTCCAATGCCGGCACGATCGGCTCGCTTCAGAACGATGCCGGCACCTTCACCAACAATTTCGGCGGCGAGGTGACCGGCGAAACGACGGTTGCCGGCGGCAGCGTCACCAACAATGCGAGCCTTGCCGACGTCGATGTCGGTGCGGCCGGCACCTTCACCAACACTAGCGGCGCCACCGCCGGTGCGATCACCAATGCCGGCAATGCCTCGAATGCCGGTTCGCTCGCCTCGCTGACCAATACGGCAGGAAGCTTCACCAACAATGCCGGCGGCACGATCACCGGGAAAACGACAGTTTCCGGCGGGACCGTGACGAACAACTTCGTCATCACCGACGCGGACGTCGCCGCGGCGGCGGCCTTCGTCAACAACAGCGGCGCGACGGCCGGCACGATCCGGAATGCCGGGACCGTCTCGAATGCGGGGACGATCGCCGCCCTCGAGAACGATGCCGGAACCTTCACGAACAATGGTGGCGGCACGGTCGCCGGCACGACGACGATCCGCGGCGGCACCGTCGTCAACAATGCGGCACTGGCCGACGTCGATGTCGGCGCGCAAGGGACCTTCACCAACAATGGCGGGGCAACGGCAGGCTCCGTCACCAATGCCGGCGATGCCGCCAGTGACGGGACGATCGCCGCGCTGGTCAACACCGGCGGCACCTTCTCCAACACCGGCACGATCGGCGGGACGGCAACCGTCACGGGCGGCACGTTCACCAACCAGGGGACGGTCGCGGGCGTGATCGACATCTTCGACGGCGGCCTCCTGACCGGCAGCGGCGTTGCCGGCGGGCTGACCGTCAATGCGGGCGGCGTGCTTTCGCCCGGGCCGGGCATCCAGACGCTGGCCGTCAACGGGGACGTGACATTCCGGTCCGGATCGATTTACGAGGTCGAGATCGGTGCTCCTGGGCTTTCCGACCGGGTGAACGCATCCGGTGCGCTCGTCATCGACGGCGGCACGCTGGAACTTCGCGCCGCAAGCGGCAGCTACGGCCTGACCAACGACTACACGATCCTGACCGCCGGCAGCATCACCGGCACCTTCGACAGCATTGCGAGCGACTTCGCCTTCCTGTCGCCGACGCTGACCTATGGCGCGACGAGTATCGATCTGGCGCTCGACCGCAACGATGTGCGGTTCTCCGACATCGCGGAAACCGCGAACGGCCGCGCGACCGCAGCCGCCGTCGAATCCCTCGGGGCGACGAATCCGCTCTTCCTGGCCGTTCTGCCGCTCGACGCGCAAAGCGCCGCCGGCGCGTTCCCGCAGCTAAGCGGCGAGGTCCACGCCTCCCTGAAGAGCGAATTGCTTTGGGAGAGCCGTTTCCCGCGCGAGGCGATCCTCGACCGGATGACCACGTCCGGCGAGCGGCGTTCCGCACAGGGCGAAGCGCTGACGTTCTGGACGTCCGGCTTCCTTGCCGCAAACCGCTTCTCGGACGACGGCAATGCCAAGGGCATCGAGAGCCGCGTTGCCGGCGGCGTGTTCGGGGCGGATGCCGTCGTTTCCGACCAATGGCGCCTCGGCGGCCTGGTCGGCTACAGCCATCTATCCCTGCAACCGCAGGCGGACGCGGATTCCTACCATGTCGGGCTCTACGCTTCCGGCAACGTCGGGCCGCTCGATATAACCGGTGGCGCGCTCTACAGCCGGAACGACGCATCGGTCCGGCGCGACGTCGCCTTCGGCACCTTCGCCGATCGGCTGACGGGAGACTATGCCAGCGCCACCATGCAGGTTTTCGGGGATGTTTCCTGGACGTTCGATATGGACGACGTCACGCTCCAGCCCTTCGCCAACCTTGCCTATGTCAATCTCCGTACGGACGACTTCAGCGAAGGCGGCGGTGCTGCGGCATTGTCGGCGGCCGGCAGTTCGGACGATGTGGCGATATCGACCGTGGGTCTGCGCTGGTCGGCGGACCTGCCGACGGACGGCCTGCCCGTCACCCTCTCGGGCATGCTGGGCTGGCGGCACGCCGCCGGCGACCTGACGCCATCCTCCCGCTTCGCCTTCGCGGGCGGCACACCCTTCCTCATCGAAGGGGTGGCGATGCCGCGCGACGCGGTGGTGGTAAAGGCCGGCGTCTCCGCCAAGCTCTCCAAATCCACCCGCCTTACGCTGACCTATTCGGGCGAATTCGCCGAAGGCCTGCGGTCGAACGCTGCACAGGCGAACCTGCTGGTGAAGTTCTAG
- a CDS encoding endonuclease/exonuclease/phosphatase family protein, with translation MGSRLRIMTYNVHSCFGTDRKLDPGRIAEVIAECEADIVALQEVDVARARSGGIDQAQTIAEHLRMVSHFHPALHLEEERYGDALLTALPTRLVKAEGLPSRGEPRGALWVEVPVDKIRLQIFVTHLGLLGAERVRQTEALIGPGWLGAEMAEDSRIIFAGDLNAVSRSASYRLLVRRLKDAQVESGGRIKATFPSRLPLLRIDHIFVGDGISVRNAFVHDTPLARRASDHLPLCADLDIE, from the coding sequence ATGGGCAGCCGGCTCAGGATCATGACATACAATGTGCATAGCTGCTTCGGCACCGACCGAAAGCTCGATCCAGGCCGTATCGCGGAGGTGATTGCCGAATGCGAGGCGGATATCGTCGCGTTGCAGGAGGTGGACGTGGCGCGCGCCCGCAGCGGCGGCATCGACCAGGCGCAGACGATCGCCGAGCACCTGCGCATGGTTTCGCATTTCCACCCGGCGCTGCACCTGGAGGAAGAGCGCTACGGCGACGCGCTGCTGACTGCGCTTCCTACGCGCCTCGTCAAGGCCGAGGGCTTGCCGTCACGCGGCGAGCCGCGCGGCGCTCTCTGGGTCGAGGTGCCGGTCGACAAGATTAGGCTGCAGATATTCGTCACCCATCTCGGCCTGCTCGGTGCCGAACGCGTTCGTCAGACCGAGGCGCTGATCGGGCCGGGCTGGCTCGGCGCCGAAATGGCCGAGGATTCCCGCATCATCTTTGCGGGAGACCTCAACGCCGTCTCCCGCTCGGCGTCCTATCGCCTGCTGGTACGACGCCTGAAGGATGCGCAGGTGGAATCGGGCGGCAGAATCAAGGCCACCTTTCCCTCGCGATTGCCGCTCCTGCGCATCGACCACATCTTCGTCGGCGACGGGATTTCCGTCCGCAATGCCTTCGTGCACGACACGCCGCTCGCCCGCCGCGCCTCCGATCATCTGCCGCTCTGCGCCGATCTGGACATCGAATAA
- a CDS encoding polysaccharide biosynthesis/export family protein produces the protein MLVPASLAALLTVSACTVIPSSGPSAGAIESGAKAAETPYVLVNVTQAVADMLSRDQERPLSVAFGSARKQSSSRIGVGDVVSVVIWEASQTGLFSSGESNTGAAQIPPQPVSENGTIVVPYAGVVRVVGRSPQEVKADIEKALSGMAVEPQVLVNVITNNSNTVTVTGEVARSGLIPLLPGDNRLMDVIATAGGPRMESHQLAVQITRGSRSETIPMEQLISDPRENIYVQSNDIITLIRQPRSFTVFGATMANASVQFDESQLYLNQALAKVGGLNDDRANAKGIFVYRREPVERVRGIAPSARAMHADGTVNVIYQVDLKDPSGFFILKGFKVSNGDLIYIANSSLAEIRKFSTLISTTVSPIVQGAAVANNISDLGN, from the coding sequence TTGCTTGTTCCCGCCTCGCTGGCCGCGCTTCTGACGGTATCGGCCTGTACCGTCATTCCGAGTTCCGGTCCGAGTGCCGGCGCCATCGAATCTGGTGCCAAGGCTGCTGAAACGCCCTATGTGCTGGTCAATGTGACCCAGGCCGTTGCCGACATGCTGTCACGGGATCAGGAGCGCCCGCTTTCCGTCGCCTTCGGTTCCGCGCGCAAGCAAAGCTCGTCGCGCATCGGTGTCGGGGACGTCGTATCCGTCGTCATTTGGGAAGCCTCGCAAACCGGTCTGTTTTCTTCCGGTGAAAGTAATACGGGCGCTGCGCAGATTCCTCCGCAGCCCGTTTCGGAAAACGGAACGATCGTCGTTCCCTATGCCGGCGTCGTGCGTGTCGTCGGTCGCTCGCCGCAGGAAGTCAAAGCGGACATCGAAAAGGCGTTGAGCGGCATGGCGGTCGAACCGCAGGTCCTCGTCAACGTCATTACGAACAATTCCAACACGGTCACTGTGACCGGCGAAGTGGCCAGGAGCGGGCTCATTCCCCTGTTGCCCGGCGACAACCGTCTGATGGACGTCATCGCGACCGCCGGCGGTCCCCGCATGGAATCCCATCAGCTTGCCGTGCAGATCACTCGCGGCTCCAGATCGGAAACGATTCCGATGGAGCAGCTCATCTCGGATCCGCGCGAAAACATCTACGTGCAGTCGAACGACATCATCACGCTCATCCGCCAGCCGCGCAGCTTCACCGTTTTCGGCGCGACGATGGCCAACGCATCCGTGCAGTTCGACGAATCCCAGCTCTACCTCAACCAGGCGCTCGCCAAGGTGGGCGGTCTCAACGACGACCGTGCCAATGCGAAGGGCATATTCGTCTACCGCCGCGAGCCGGTCGAGAGGGTACGCGGCATCGCTCCCTCGGCGCGGGCAATGCACGCCGATGGAACGGTCAACGTCATCTATCAGGTCGATCTGAAGGACCCGAGCGGCTTCTTCATCCTGAAGGGCTTCAAGGTCAGCAACGGCGATCTCATCTATATCGCCAATTCCTCGCTCGCCGAGATCCGGAAATTCTCCACGCTCATCAGCACCACCGTATCGCCGATCGTCCAGGGCGCGGCGGTTGCCAACAATATCAGCGATCTCGGCAACTAG
- a CDS encoding phospholipase D-like domain-containing protein, protein MRNETFPLHGIDSDTFSPIVRPGRNAWRVARADRLRVLVDGQAYFQALEGVLEQARKSVWIIGWDFNPDIPIRPEEPGSPTLGAYLLKLVEERPELTIRVLIWAMGPVYSGKSLKMFRKRRWSSHPRIVLAFDSRHPLRGSHHQKLVVVDDSVAFAGGIDLTAKRWDTTDHRVDDPRRILPSGARYEPVHDMQVALEGEAARAAGDIARRRWLFATDETVAADDGLAHVRLAGTAVDMVKVDVAFARTEPAIRGHEAATEAMDLTIAALKSARRHIYIESQYFASKKVCDVLCEKLAEPDGPEVVVISTLSSHGTIERLVLGANRDRFVRRLSQCDRHGRMRAFYPVVPKPDGTEQEIIIHSKLVIVDDAFMRVGSSNLNQRSEGLDTELDVAIEARTDAERQAILALRDRLLAEHLEADPQAFGAAVRADGLLGKTIDAFNTHARGLRPFRDARGKGAVASVMGTGLVDPIAPWWPISALPGIARSFLRRQLARLLRPASSFRPSKASLASSKTSPSGSGMKK, encoded by the coding sequence GTGCGAAACGAAACGTTCCCGTTGCACGGCATTGATAGCGACACTTTTTCCCCCATCGTCCGGCCCGGCCGCAATGCCTGGCGCGTGGCGAGGGCCGACCGGCTGCGCGTGCTCGTCGACGGCCAAGCCTATTTCCAGGCGCTCGAGGGCGTGCTGGAGCAGGCGCGCAAGAGCGTGTGGATCATCGGCTGGGACTTCAATCCGGATATTCCCATCCGGCCCGAAGAACCGGGCTCGCCGACGCTCGGCGCCTATCTTTTGAAGCTTGTGGAGGAGCGGCCGGAGCTCACCATCCGCGTGCTCATCTGGGCGATGGGGCCGGTCTATTCCGGCAAGTCGCTGAAGATGTTCCGCAAGCGGCGCTGGTCCTCCCACCCGCGCATCGTGCTTGCCTTCGACAGCCGCCATCCGCTCCGCGGCTCGCATCACCAGAAGTTGGTCGTGGTGGACGATAGCGTCGCCTTCGCCGGCGGCATCGATCTTACCGCCAAGCGCTGGGACACGACCGATCACCGGGTCGACGATCCCCGCCGCATCCTGCCCTCGGGCGCGCGCTACGAGCCGGTGCACGACATGCAGGTGGCGCTGGAAGGTGAGGCGGCGCGGGCTGCCGGCGACATTGCGCGCCGGCGCTGGCTGTTCGCCACCGACGAGACCGTGGCGGCAGATGACGGGCTGGCGCATGTCCGCCTGGCCGGAACGGCCGTGGACATGGTGAAGGTGGATGTCGCCTTCGCCCGCACCGAGCCGGCGATCCGCGGCCATGAAGCCGCGACCGAGGCGATGGACCTCACCATCGCCGCCCTCAAGTCCGCCCGCCGGCACATCTATATAGAAAGCCAGTATTTCGCCTCCAAAAAGGTCTGCGACGTGCTCTGCGAAAAGCTTGCCGAGCCCGATGGCCCGGAGGTGGTGGTCATCTCGACGCTGAGTTCGCACGGCACCATCGAGCGCCTGGTGCTGGGCGCCAACCGCGACCGGTTCGTCCGGCGCCTCAGCCAGTGCGACAGGCATGGCCGCATGCGCGCCTTCTATCCCGTCGTGCCCAAGCCGGACGGCACGGAGCAGGAGATCATCATTCATTCCAAGCTGGTCATCGTGGACGATGCGTTCATGCGTGTCGGCTCCTCGAACCTCAATCAGCGCAGCGAGGGGCTCGACACGGAACTCGACGTGGCGATCGAGGCGCGAACGGATGCCGAGCGCCAGGCCATCCTCGCGCTGCGCGACAGGCTGCTGGCGGAACATCTGGAAGCGGACCCGCAAGCGTTCGGCGCGGCCGTCCGGGCTGACGGCCTGCTCGGTAAAACGATCGATGCCTTCAATACGCATGCCCGAGGCCTGCGACCCTTCCGGGACGCGCGCGGCAAGGGCGCCGTGGCGTCGGTCATGGGAACCGGGCTCGTCGATCCGATCGCGCCCTGGTGGCCGATTTCGGCCTTGCCGGGCATTGCGCGATCCTTCCTGCGTCGTCAGCTTGCACGGTTGCTGAGGCCTGCCTCCTCGTTCCGTCCGAGCAAGGCCTCGCTGGCGAGCAGCAAGACGAGCCCCAGCGGCAGCGGGATGAAGAAGTAG
- a CDS encoding lysylphosphatidylglycerol synthase domain-containing protein, giving the protein MKRTHILHALVACAVLVAGWLIYRTLSQYSWEDIRGSLAAIPKVNFALALAFAACSYLCLTLFDFLALRYVGKPLSYPRAALASFTSLAIGHNVGVAALSSGAVRYRFYSRWGLDAEEIAKLIVFCGVTVGLGLITLAGLCLLLLPGTAGKVAGLGTAASAALGIACLALGAAYLALAAFVRGELKVRSWRFALPELRLAALQILVGTVNFAFVAACLHQLLNGDVGYMETTAAYVVGNLTALVSHVPGGLGVLEATIGFLLGGAASIGALIAFRAVYFFIPLPLGLVLLLASEALLGRNEEAGLSNRAS; this is encoded by the coding sequence ATGAAACGAACCCATATCCTCCACGCGCTTGTCGCCTGCGCCGTTCTCGTCGCCGGCTGGCTGATCTATCGCACGCTAAGCCAATATTCGTGGGAGGATATCCGCGGGTCGCTCGCCGCCATTCCCAAGGTGAACTTCGCCCTGGCGCTCGCCTTTGCCGCCTGCTCCTATCTTTGCCTGACGCTTTTCGACTTCCTGGCGCTGCGCTATGTCGGAAAGCCGCTTTCCTATCCGCGCGCGGCGCTCGCCTCCTTCACCAGCCTTGCCATCGGCCACAATGTCGGCGTCGCGGCGCTCAGCAGCGGCGCGGTGCGGTATCGCTTCTATTCGCGCTGGGGCCTCGACGCGGAGGAGATCGCAAAACTGATCGTCTTCTGCGGGGTGACGGTGGGTCTCGGGCTGATCACGCTCGCAGGCCTTTGCCTTCTTCTGCTTCCCGGCACCGCGGGAAAGGTCGCGGGGCTTGGAACGGCCGCGTCCGCCGCCCTCGGCATCGCCTGCCTTGCGCTCGGAGCGGCCTATCTGGCGCTTGCCGCCTTCGTGCGCGGCGAACTGAAGGTGCGGTCCTGGCGGTTCGCGCTGCCGGAACTGCGCCTCGCCGCCCTCCAGATCCTCGTCGGGACGGTCAACTTCGCTTTCGTCGCGGCCTGCCTGCATCAACTGCTGAACGGCGATGTCGGCTATATGGAGACCACCGCCGCCTATGTGGTCGGCAACCTGACGGCCCTCGTCAGCCATGTTCCGGGCGGCCTCGGCGTGCTGGAGGCGACGATCGGCTTCCTGCTCGGCGGCGCGGCGTCCATCGGCGCGCTGATCGCCTTCCGCGCCGTCTACTTCTTCATCCCGCTGCCGCTGGGGCTCGTCTTGCTGCTCGCCAGCGAGGCCTTGCTCGGACGGAACGAGGAGGCAGGCCTCAGCAACCGTGCAAGCTGA
- a CDS encoding glycine zipper domain-containing protein codes for MKKIILIACMGLSLAACTATERGAGVGAATGAVVGGVATGNVRGAAVGAAVGGVAGALIGNVAEQPGQCYYRDRYGRRYIDRC; via the coding sequence ATGAAGAAGATCATCCTTATCGCCTGCATGGGTCTGTCCCTGGCGGCTTGCACGGCAACCGAACGGGGCGCCGGCGTGGGCGCAGCGACGGGCGCGGTCGTGGGCGGCGTTGCGACGGGCAATGTGCGCGGCGCTGCCGTTGGCGCGGCGGTCGGCGGCGTGGCCGGGGCGCTGATCGGCAATGTCGCCGAACAGCCGGGCCAGTGCTACTACCGCGACCGCTACGGCAGGCGTTATATCGACCGCTGCTGA